The genomic window CCAAATTCATCAACGGCACAAGCGACTGCGTGGCCGGCTCAATTTGTGCTTCAAATGAGTTCATTCACCGGCTCACCGATATTAACACCGGAGCATCGATGCTCTTCGGAGCGGTACTCGACAGCACGCGCGCCGCGAGTATTCTCAAGAATCTGCATTCGCTGCACTTGCGTATGCGGCAGCACAGCCGCAATGCTCAATTCCTAGCCGAAAAGCTTACGGAATTGGGAATGAGGGTACATTATCCCGGCCTTGCAGCACACCCGCAGCACGATCTTCTTACAAAACTAATGAACGACGGTTACGGCTATGGCGGCATGCTTGCCCTTGATGTCGGCGACGCGGCCGCGGCCAACCGTTTAATGACGCGGATGCAGGAGGAAAAGGTCGGCTATCTCGCCGTCAGCCTCGGTTATTTCAAAACGCTCTTCAGCTCGCCCGGCCACAGCACGTCATCCGAAATACCCGCGGAGGAACGCGAGCAGATGGGCCTCAGCGACGGGCTTGTCCGTTTTTCGATCGGCCTCGACAACAACATCGAGCTTGCGTTCGAGCGTATGAAGCACTGCCTCTCAGAGGCCGGCATCATCTAGCCCGGTACCTTCGAGAACAAGTTTGGCTGTATAATAGGGCTTTTGAATTAACTATGTCAGAAGCAATTGAAACAGCAGCAGCAACGCGAGTCGAGACGGACTCGATGGGGCCGATCGATGTGCCGTCGAACGTTTATTGGGGAGCGCAGACTCAGCGGTCGCTCGTCCATTTCAACATCGGTTTTGATGTGATGCCGCGCGAGATGATACGCGCTCTCGGCATCCTGAAAAAAGCCGCGGCGATAGTCAATTGCGACCTGGGCAAACTGCCCGAAGACAAAAAGGACCTTGTCGTGCGGGCCGCAGACGAGGTCATCGAGGGCAAGCTCGACGCACACTTCCCGCTGCGTGTTTGGCAGACAGGTTCCGGCACGCAGACGAATATGAACGCGAACGAGGTCATCTCGAACCGCGCCATCGAAATGGCGGGCGGCGAGATGGGCTCGAAACAGCCTATCCATCCGAATGACGACGTCAACAAGTCGCAGTCGTCGAACGACACCTTCCCGACGGCGATGTATATTGCGGCAGCCGAACGGATGACCGCGTTGATACCGGAAGTTGAAAAGATCAGCAACGCGATAAAGACAAAGGCGAAGGAATTCGAGGGCGTCGTGAAGATCGGCCGAACGCATCTGCAGGACGCTACGCCGATCACCGTGAGCCAGGAATTCAGCGGCTGGGCCGACCTTATCGACCGCGATATCGAACGCCTGCGTCTCGTCATGCCCGGCCTTTATGACCTTGCGATCGGCGGCACGGCCGTCGGCACGGGCCTCAATGCGCATCCTGAATTCGCCGAACGTGCCGCGGCAAAGATCGCCGAATTAACGGGCCTGCCATTCAGATCGCATCCGAACAAATTCGCGGCACTTTCGGCACACGATGAGATCGTTTTCGCTTCGGGCGCGGTTAAGACGCTGGCCGCGAGCCTTATGAAGATCGCAAATGACATTCGCTGGCTCGCTTCCGGCCCGCGATGCGGCCTCGGCGAGATATCGATCCCAGAGAACGAGCCCGGTTCGTCGATCATGCCCGGCAAGGTCAATCCTACGCAGAGCGAAGCGATGACGATGGTCGCCGTGCAGGTTTTCGGCAACGACGCTGCGATAGGTTTTGCGGGTTCGCAGGGCAACTTCGAACTGAACGTCTTCAAACCCGTGATGATCCACAACTTCCTGCATTCGGTGCGGCTGATACACGATGCGTGCCACGGATTTGTAGATTATTGTATCGCCGGAATTGAGTTGAACCGCGACAAGATCGACCATTACCTGCACGATTCGCTGATGCTCGTTACCGCACTAAATCAGCACATCGGCTACGACAACGCCGCAAAGATCGCTAAGCACGCTCACAAAAAGGGCATTTCGTTAAAAGATTCGGCTCTCGATCTGGGCCTGCTCACTTCTGAGCAGTTCGACGAATGGGTCGTCGCGGAAGATATGACGCATCCGTGATCCGGCGTTGAATTGAATTATCCGCCGATGATAACGGTCGGTTCGCCTTTCGTGATGGTGTTTTGCGGTCCGAGTGCCTCAAGGATCGTATCACCCATGCGGCCCGCAGGCAGATTATTGATCATAACGGTTGCCGAACCCGTAATATCGACGCCCGGCCCGTGCGGCGGTATAGGCAGCGGTGTCGTGCATAAATGTATATCCGCACCCGCGGCCGCGCTGCTGATAGCACTCGACATTGCAGCTAACGCGGCGGCTTTTGCGGCCTCCTCCGCGGCCTTTGCGGCGGGTCCTGCCGGCGTGCCTGCGGCTGCGGTGCTTGCAGCCTCGGCCGCCTTTACCGCAGTATCGGCAGTTGCTTTTGCTGATTGAAGTGCGGCTACGGCCGCGAGCGGAATGCCGCGCCAAGCCGGCAAAAAGCCGATCAACACGTTCGGGCTTCCCGGCCCCGGCGTCAAAATCGGCGGCAGCGGATGTGCTACCGGATCAGTTACCCTTGCTGCTGGACCTTGCGGCATATTTGCTCCCTAAATTCGGCAACTACATTGCATACGGTATCGGCAGACCGCTTTCAAGTACATTCTCTTTGATCGAAACGCTTCCGTCGGATGCGACATCGGCATCAAAACGCACAAGATCGCGGCCCTTGACGGTAAAGAGCGTACATATCGTGCCTGAGCATTTCGGCGGAACTACGACACGCGAAAATTTCTTCTGTATCTCGTCAAATCTCGCATTGTCCGCATCGCTCAAATTCGGCCGCCGGCGAATGCCGCCAATATCATCAAGTATCGTCAATGCTCCCGCAGGTGCCGCGACAGCCGCCAAATATAAACGCACGTATTCGAGGCGGTCAGACGATGAGATCAAGCTCAAGCCGGCACGTCCGACAAAGCCGGTGAATTTACCATCGTCGCCGTTGAGCACCGTACAGTCGCCTTCGCCCGGGCAGCCGATGTAGAAAATGACCGGCCGCGTAGGCAGGTCTGCCTGAACACGAAAGATAGCACCCTTTTGCAGGAACGGTGTCGCCATTTGTTCGTTTCGTTTGCCCTTTGCTCGGATCAACGAAGCGGTCGTCGGATCTGTTCTCTCGATCTTTTTTGCCAACTCTTCTATATCCATTTTTGCTTCCTTCCCACCGGCCCTATTTTCAGGGTAAGGTGTCGGTGTTGCGAGGCTCGGCGGAGTACTTTGCAGGTTGGGCTCAATTGAGAATGTTCCCGCTCCGCAACCGATAAACATCATACAGGCAAGTACTGTTGCCAATGCCGACGCGTCTGCCATACGCTGTTACGGAGTTCCGCCTCCGCCCGGATGGTGTGCATCCCAATCACCGCCATAATAGTCGGGGTATGTCTGTCCGGTCGATGTCGAAGGTACGACCTCTCCGTTATCAAAACCCTGCCGCACACGTTGGCGGCCCGCTTCGCGGCCGATCGCCTCAGCTTGCTCGTCGGAGATATTCGGGTCCGCCGCACGGGCATTGGCAACGGCCTGATCGTGTGCCTGCTGATATTCGTTTTCGAGCGGAAAATGCGAACCGGAGACATCGGTGCCGTTGGCCGCCAGTTCATTCCTGGCCTCTATGCTTCTGACAGTACCTTCCGTTTCTTCGTCGAGCATCGTATCTACATAGTCGTTTCGATTCTGCGTATCTACGTTCGCACTTCGGCCTTCGTGATGTGCCTCGGCATGATTCATCTCATGCGTGAATGTAAGTGCCGAAGTTGTCGGATCTTCGCTAGGATCGAGATTCATCCTATTGTCGCTCGAGCTGAAATAGGAGCCTTCGCCAGCGTTGAACGTCGGGTCTACGCCATAGCGATCATAAACCTCAAGAGCGTGCCGCCCCTGCGCGGAGTTTGCTAGAGTATTGCGCATCGAGGTTATGCGAGGATCTTCACCGGGACGCGGCGGGGCGATATGATGCTGCGACTTCAGTTTACGGCTCCTTCTGGTGCGGCCGCCGCCCGACCGCGGACGATCAAGATAGCCCGGCGCGCCCGTGTCAGCGGTTTCGGCATCCATCGGATCATCTATCGACGGATCGCCTGTTTCGGTTCCGAAGCCCCCGGAGTTGATCTTGACCATAGACCCTGCGATCGTAACACCCGAAGGGTCGATCACGACGCAGCTGCCGCCGACCTTCAGGCTTATTTTTGTTGATGCCTCGAGTATGATGTTCTGAGCGTTCGACTCTGCTTTCCCCTTCACCATCAAAGAGAGTCCGCCTTCGTAATTTTTGACGACGTCGCCCTTGACGGTCTCATTCAATTTGCCGTCGATGCCGATGAACTCATCTTTTTTGACGTGCAGATCGTAGCTGCCGCCGACGGTGATGGCGAGATTGCCGCCGGGTTTATTATCGGAGCGTACGCCGATGCTCTCCTGACGGTTGGCGCCGCAGGTCTCGTACATCGACTCCTTTACACGAAGATCGTAGCGCTTCTGCGAGTGGACAAAGACCTGTTCCTTGTCCTTCTTGTCCTCAAAGCGCAGCTCATTGAACCCCTTGCCGTCATCGGGCGAGGTGCGCGTTTTGATGTAGGTCAATGTCTTGAACTTCGGCAGTTCGTAGTGCGGCATCGTCTCCGGATTATAGACCGCGCCGGTGATGATCGGCCGGTCCGGGTCGCCCTCGAGAAAATCGACTATGACCTCCTGCCCGATTCGCGGAATGAACATCGTGCCCCACTTGTTGCCTGCAATTCCCGTACTGACGCGGAGCCAGCAGGATGATGTGGCATCATACTTGCCGTCGCGGTCCCAGTGGAACTGCACCTTAACGCGGCCGAACTTATCCACAAATATCTCTTCGCCCGACGGGCCTGTAACTACGGCAGTTTGACTGCCGCGCATTAGCGGCTTCACGGTGCGCCTGATCGGGCGGAACGGTGCGGAGCCGTCGCCCTGCGGTATGCATGTAAAGTTCGCAACGTAGGCATTTGCGACCGACGATTCGTCCAAGTAGGCGGGCGTCTGTATGGCCTCGGTCTTGACCGAGATGGTCAGATGATTCCGGTTGTTCGCAGGATTGGGATGTTCGGTCATACGGAACCGATAGCCCGGCGTCAGTGCACAGCAGTCCGACATACCGTAGCTCGACCTCATCGCGACATCGATCTCCTGCTGCCGCAGGCTTGTGGTTCGTTCACGATCGTCGAAGATCTTATTCAGTTTGCCGGATTGCTCACGCCCGCCCGAATCGATCCCGTCAAAGCGTTTTGCGTAGCCGCCGGGATAGTCATAGATCTCGGCATCCGACATACCTTTTGAATTCATCGCATTTGCTTCGAGCGAATTCTTAGGCAATTGGAAGTTATGATCCCGAAGCGTATAGCGGCCCGAGCAGGATTTACTCGCGGCACGCCAACTTCGGATGGCTCCTTCCCATTCATCGACATTATCGGAGATATCAATGCCGAAACGGATCGTCGAGCGCCCGGGCAATTCACGATGTGAACCCGGCATATTGCCGAGGATCATTCGGTGCGAGTTCTCAGTGTGCTCGAAATAGTAGTAGATGCCTTCTTCCTCCATCAATCTGGAGGCGAAATCAAAGTCAGACTCGCGGTATTGAACACAATAATTGCGAGCCTCGAAATTGCCTTGGATCTCGTGATCCACCTCAAAGCCTTCAAAGACCTGCCGCAATATCTCAGGCACTGACAGATTCTGAAATATGCGGCTTTGCGAATTCTGTGTAAGTATCCAAACGGACGGCACAAGTTCGGCGTGAAAATGCGACCAGCGGTGGTTACGCGAGCCTTGAGTGAACTCGACACACATTCCGTTGAAGAAGCGTTTTGTACCGTCAGGCTGAAGGACAGTAACGGTCATCTTCTGGCCGAGCATCTGTTCAGGATCGATAAGTGTAGGCACATTTCCTGCCTCTTCTTCGTCATGCACCATCTCGACATCAAAGCGGAACAGGTGCGAGATCTGCTCAGCAGCCCGCAAACGCTTGATGAGCAGAAAATCATCGTCGAGCGGCGTCGTTACCTTTAATGTTCTTCCTGCTTGTGTGGTCGGCATAGCTCTTTTGTGGGGCAATATCGTTCTGCCCGCAATATAGGACGCGCGGCAAGCGCGTTTTTTGCCCTAACGGCCTCCGTGCCGCTGCCTGTGGCTGTCATACCAAACGGCCGGCCGCGGCTCGCGTCTCGGATCGTGCACACCGCCGTCGCCGTCATACCACACGCTCGGGTTGCCGAACCGCGAAATAATACTGCCGTCACGGCCGTAAACAACGACCTCGCCTTCCCAATCACCGAATTCGATCGCCGTTTCCTCACAAAAGAAGAGCGAACAATGTTCTTCGCGGTAGTAGGTTTGCACTTCGCGGGCGGCGGTAACCTCGGCAGCGGCATTGAGAGCAATGCGGCGGCAAAGCTCATCGCCGTCGCCGCTTCGCGTCATTGTGGTCTCGGCGGCGTGACACGCAAAAAGCACGATCCGATCGACCTTTCCTCGAAGGCGCTGGAACTCCGAGACGTTCCGATACGAGATCAACTCGTGGCAGAACTGGAGTGCCGTAGTGTCCTCGGCGATGACGTGCAGGCCGTGGCACATAATATACAGCACATCTATGCCGCCGTGCGCGTCCGCGATCTCTGCGGTGTCGTTGAAGAACTCGTCGAGCGGCGTGTCCTCTGACACCTCGATCGTAAAGCTGTGCATATTCGTCGCGGGTGCACGGCCCTCGAGCCTTCTGTCATGTGCGATCACGTTTACGGCCATACGCTATTCGAATGTGTAGGCGAACTGCTCATTGTCGCCTACGGAAACACGCACGCTCTTGATGCCCTCGCCCTGTGCCATCCTCGAAAGCACCTCGCCGGACATCTCGGGCAGCAGCGTTCCGGTCAGGATGTTGTAAACATTGCGGGCACCGCTATCGACATCGGTGCACCGTTTCGCAACGGTTTCGATCACCGCATCGTCATATGAGAATGCCGCGTTGTGGTTTACCTTGATGCGGTCTGCTATCTTGCCGAGCTGCAGCTTGATGATAAGCCGCAATATATCATCCGAGATCGGATAATAAGGCACGGTTACCATACGGCCGAGCAGCGCCGGCTTGAACGCCTTTGTAAGCTCCGGCCTTACTGCATCGATCAGTCCGTCGGGCATCGGCTTGGTCTCAGGATCGGCACACAACTTCATTATGGTGTCGGTACCGACATTCGACGTAAGCAGGATGACGCAGTTCTTGAAGTCGATCTCGCGGCCTTCGCCGTCTTCGAGCACACCCTTATCGAACACTTGGAAAAAGAGTTCCATCACGTCAGGGTGTGCCTTTTCGACCTCATCAAGCAGCACTACCGAATACGGCTTGCGCCTGACGGCCTCGGTCAGCACACCGCCTTCGCCATAGCCGACGTATCCCGGAGGCGACCCTTTAAGGCTGGACACGGTGTGTGCCTCTTGATACTCGCTCATATTGATCGAGATGAGGTTGCGTTCGCCGCCATACAGCGCCTCGGCGAGAGCCAAAGCGGTCTCGGTCTTGCCTACGCCCGACGTTCCGACAAGCAGAAAGACGCCGATCGGGCGTTTCGGGTCTGTAAGGCCGGCTCGAGCGGTACGAATACGCTGTGCGATAGTGTCGAGTGCATGATCCTGCCCGAGGACACGTTCGCGGAGCGTCGAAGAAAGGTTCAGCACGGCATGGATCTCGTCTGCGACCATCTTGCCGATGGGAATGCCTGTCCAGCCCGAGATGACCTCGGCAACCGTTTGGCCGTTCACCACCGGCTGCATCAAGGGATCCTCGCCCTGAACTTGCTTCAGCTCATCGGTCGCGGTTTTGAGGTCGGCCTGCAGGGACGCGATATCGGCTGACGGCTCAGCGGCATCATCAAGCCGTGTTTGTTCAAGCTTGATACGGATACTGCGTATCTTCTCGACCAGCTCCTTTTCTTTCGTCCACTGCTCGTTCAGCTTGGCAAGCTTTTCTTCGGCAGCGGTGCGTTTCTCGATCAACTCCTGAAGACGTTCATCATGGCCCGCACCCGTGAGCTGCTCTCTTTCGAGGGCTCCGATCTCGGTGTTAAGATTCTCGATCGTTCGTGTCGTATCCTCGACCGATGCAGGCGTTGCACCTTGCCCTATCGCGACCTTCGCACACGCGGTATCAAGTACCGAAACGCTCTTATCGGGAAGCTGGCGTCCGGTAATGTAGCGAGCTGAGAGTTTGACGCATTCGACAATGGCTTCATCAAGCACGCGGACGTTGTGATGCTCCTCCATTTTATCGGCGAGGCCGCGCATCATCGCTACCGCCTTTTCTTCGTCCGGCTCTTCGACCTTTACAACCTGAAAGCGGCGTGCGAGGGCGGCATCCTTTTCAAAGTATTTCTTATATTCGGCCCATGTCGTAGCCGCGATGGTACGCAGTTCGCCGCGTGCTAGTGCGGGTTTGAGAAGGTTCGCAGCATCATTTTGGCCTGCTTGGCCACCGGCACCGATCATCGTGTGAGCCTCGTCGATAAACATTATTATCGGCTGCGGCGACGCCTTTACCTCATCGATCACGTTTTTCAGACGCTGCTCGAATTCGCCCTTGACGCCCGCTCCTGCCTGCAGCAGGCCGAGATCGAGCGAACGGACCGAAACATTCTTAAGCGGCTCCGGCACATCGCCCGAGGCGACGCGTGCCGCGAAGCCTTCGACAACGGCGGTCTTTCCGACGCCGGCCTCGCCCGTAAGTATCGGATTGTTCTGGCGGCGGCGGGTTAGAATGTCCACAATCTGGCGGATCTCACTGTCGCGGCCGAGTATCGGATCGATCTTGCCGGCGGCGGCCTTTGCGGTCAGATCCTCGGTATATTGATCCAATGCCTTTGTGCGGCCCGGAACACCGGTTGCGACCGGAGCACCGTCACCGGCGGCAGACGTCTCGCCGAGAGCCACGGCGTCGCGTGCCTCTGCTGAATCGGCGGTGACCTCTTCGAGCTTCGTTTGCAGCGATTCAGCCGAAATGTGATTGAATTCACGCGATATCTCGCGCGCAATGCGGGCAAGTCCGTCGTTCAGGACGAGGGCAAGGACAAGGTGGCCCGAACGCACGCGTGCCGCGCCGAAATCTACCGAAGCAAGCAGCCACGCATCCTGTATCCAACGCGGCAGCCGATCGCTCAATCCCGGAGTTCGCGTGTTGCCTGTCTTCAAACGATCGAGAGCTTCGCTGACATCCTTTGAGAGCCGGTCGATGTTCACCTCGTAATGGCTGCAGATCTTATGCAGGTCGGTGTCATCCTGCTCGAGCAGTTTTGCGAGGATGTGTTCGATCTCGATGTCATAATTCGTGCGTGAGAGGCAAAGCCCCGCGGCACCCTCGAGGGCGTTGCGGCATGTGTCGTTGAGTCGTGCTACAAGTGATTTAAGATTTACATTCATTCCTTTTGCCTATTTTCCGTCTTTCCCTCAGGCGAGGACGACCTGTTCATCATCCTGTGTGAAGGGCTTCGTTTTCAAAAAAGTGGTCCACCCGAGCATTGGCTTTCTCACCGCACGTGTGGTCAGAATGGCCGCAGGGACCTGTTTTGCCGCAAGTACGAGCTGAATATCATGATCGAACTCGAGGCCGAGTAGGAATTTAATGATCGACCGCAGCGGCGCCGCCGCGCTTCCGTTTGGCAGGAACGCCCGAAAACGATCAAAATTCAGCGGGCCGATGCGGATGCGGAGTTTCGACTGCTGATCCCAAACGCGTGTACCGATAATGGTGTTGACACCCAAATGGCTGTTCTTTTCGCCGAGTATGCTGTGATCGTCGGAACTGAGCTTGAGCCACTGGCCCGAGAACTGTTTGACCTTGACCGGCGTTTGAAAATAATCGCCAAGGATATTCTCGACCGCGTTATTGCTGTGCGGCCGCTGTGCAACGATGCCCGCGTACGGCAGCAGCGATTCGTCCTCGACGCTCATCCGTCCGCGAAGCCCTTTTGTGCCAAGCCCCGCAATGTCGTACAGGAACGCCGTAAAGCCGTCATCGCCGCGCTCATACGAAACCGGGAAACGATACTTTCGCCACGCCCTGTAAAAAAGCGAAACAGCCCGATGCGTAAAGATATCGAGGAACGACCACATCGCGGTATCGCGATGGCGGATGCGGTCAAAAACAAGCTCGGTATAGTGCGTCGGCAATACACCGCTGACGCCGACCATGCCCATGAAGTTGACCATCATCTCGACGCGCGTCTCGTCCGCGGTTCCAGTTTCGACCTCGTTGATCTCTTGGATCTCGCTTGGCGGAAAATCAAGGGCGACGCGCGAACGGAACCGGACGATCTCATCGGCAGGCATCGCCTCAGCACCGACACTCTGCTTGCCCGGCCGCGCCTTCTCCAGCACTCGCACGGCTTGGAAGAACTCGAACGAGTACGGCTCCTCCGCCAATTTTTTGGCAAGGCCCATCTCTGTCATAAAAGCTCCTGTTCTCCGGCACGCGGCGGAAATCGGCAAAGCTCTTCTTCACGCTGATCGGTACGAACGACGGTTTGGTTGAATGAGTTGATGCCTGCGTAAAGGCCGAGGAAATGCTCAATGACGCACGCGAAAAGGAACAGGCCGCTGCCCACGAACTGCTCTTCATCGAACGTCAATGTCGTTTCGATCCCGCGGACAAATCCCGCACCGACACGCTGCCCGATCTGGCGCACGACCTTGCGCGACGAGATACCGGTGATGCCCAATATCTGCTTCCGGGTGATCGCCGAGTCGTTGAAGTTATACAGGTGCAGTATCTCCTGCAACGCCTCGGCCGAGCCGTTGTTGTCGCCCACGATCGAGAGATAATTGAGGTTCAGGTGCGAGATCAGCCGCCAATGAGCGCTCCGCCGCTGCGGCGGCCGGAGCGTCTCGGTCGGTTTTGTAAGGCACTTTACACGCGAAAGCAACGCCGTACCTTCGATCTCAAAATCGCCTTCCTTGCCGCCGAACGGCAGCTTTGCCGGCAGATCGCGGTTCGTGCAGGTGGTCTTAACATTGAGCACCTCGACCGCAGGCACATTCGGGTCGAAATTCATATCGACGAGCGACATAAATATCTCGGTGCCTTCGTCGTCGGGACGCTGCGACTGCCGCCTGACGGTGTACCAGAACGATTTTTCCATCTGTTCGCCGTAGGCGTGCCGCATGGAATAGAACGGCGAGAATTCGCGTGTCGTATTGGTACGCGGATCGCTTGTTATGACCTCATCGACAGAATATATCTCGGTGGAATTCTGCCTGTGGACATCGGGAATTACCTGATATTCGTAACGCTGCTGCGACAGGTAGATCGGATCGGAAAGCCGTGAGAAAAGGTTGACGATCGGTGTGCATCCGAGGCGGAATGTATCCGCCGTTACAGGTGCACTCGGCGGCACAATATCCTTGACATCTATCACAAGCTCAAAATGGCTGCCGAAATTAGCGGCAATGGCACGGTCGAGGCCTTCGACATCAAAGAAAAGGAACTTGTACGGGAACGCAAAATATTCCGTCAGCAGGCGATAGCCCATGAAGGAACGCTTGGTGTAGGGCAGCATCGCCTCGTTCTCTGCAAATCCGACCTGCTTGATCGCATCTTTAGCCTGCAGAACAACCGGATCGGGCAAACGAAGCTGTATATGTTCAATGGTCTGACTTCCGATGGGTGCTTCCTTTGCGCGGAACTGCACCGTAACCGCGTTGTTGAAGATCAGCTCATAGAGCGGATACACAAGCTGCGGATCACCGTCGATATAGAACCGAAGCGTCGTCGGTACATCCTCGAGCGAACTTCTCCGAAGCTCACTAAGGCGCGAGTTGCCGTAGCAACGCATCCCGATGCGTATCTGTGCCGTCGCAAAACGTCCGCGTCCGTCCTTCGGTGCCGGCGATTCGAGCGAGGCGGACTCGACCTCGATCGGCATCAGATCGACATCATAAGCAGTTCGAAAGCGGCACGGGCTGCCGTCGATCGGCCGTGAATTGAGCCGCGTGCCGGCATCCATCTTCTGCACGGCTGTTAGTTTGTCGTGCGGCGAGCCGTAATTCATCTGCACGATCGACATCGATGGGATCGGGGCCAGATAGTGCGGATACAGGACGTTGAAGAAGGCTTCGGTTATCTCGGGCAGCTCATCATCAAGCTTCAGTCCGATGCGGCCCGTGAGGAACGCGAACGCCTCGATCAGGCGTTCAACGTGCGGGTCTTCGATCTTTTCTTCGCTGAGTTCGAGACGCGCGGCGATCTTCGGATAACGGCGTGCAAATTCCGCGCCCATGCGGCGCAGAAAGATGAGTTCGCGTTCGTAATATGCTAATAGTTCGTCACGCATCGCCCGTTAAAACGCCTCTATCGCTCCTTTACTTCAAATTCGCCGCTGCCCGACTGAAGTACCGTATCAAATACGACCGGCTCCGGTGTCGGCTCGATATCGAGGCTCGCCTCGATGCGGAATCTGAGGCTCCGCTCCGCTTCGTTCATCGGTTCGAGGATGATCCTCGGATGCAGGAACCGCGGCTCAAAATATTCAATGGTCTGTTCGAGTGCCTTTATGAGCCGCCTTTGCTCGGCGGGATTAGTCGGACTCATGGACATAATATCGGGCAGGCCGTAGCATGCCACAGAGTGCCGCACCTCGGCATCTTCGGCAACGTCGAGGTCGGGTGCCCGCGTATTGAGCAGCCATTCCAGGTCGCGGCGGACAGCCTGCTTCAGCTCACGCATCGATGTTGAGCGCGACTTCGGCGCCTCGGTCGAGACGCCGGGCTCCATATCGATGAGCCGGTCCAAGACCGACGGTGTTACCCTTACTTCTGCATCCTGTCTCGGCATTCGACTAAAAACGCGAAGGCAGGGTGGCGGGTCTTACGGTTTTCACGCCGCCCGCCTGCCCTGCTGTCCTATGGAGAAAGCTGAACGGTCGTGCTTAGATCAGCTTGTTGGCCTTCACATCGTAGCCGGCCTTAACGACACCGCCGAGCGTTCCGTCGAGCTTCTGCTCTCTGTACTCGAGCGTCATCTTCGCAAAGTTGAGCGAGATCTGATCGAGCGGGATCGTGTCAGCACCATCCGAACCGCCTGTGGTATAGGACGATACGAGGATGTCCTCGAACGTAACCTTCAAGAACTCCTGCTGCTCCTTACCTGCCTTGCGGGTAACGAGAACGGCGCGCTTGATATGCTCGCCGGTGGCGCAC from Chloracidobacterium sp. includes these protein-coding regions:
- the fumC gene encoding class II fumarate hydratase, with product MSEAIETAAATRVETDSMGPIDVPSNVYWGAQTQRSLVHFNIGFDVMPREMIRALGILKKAAAIVNCDLGKLPEDKKDLVVRAADEVIEGKLDAHFPLRVWQTGSGTQTNMNANEVISNRAIEMAGGEMGSKQPIHPNDDVNKSQSSNDTFPTAMYIAAAERMTALIPEVEKISNAIKTKAKEFEGVVKIGRTHLQDATPITVSQEFSGWADLIDRDIERLRLVMPGLYDLAIGGTAVGTGLNAHPEFAERAAAKIAELTGLPFRSHPNKFAALSAHDEIVFASGAVKTLAASLMKIANDIRWLASGPRCGLGEISIPENEPGSSIMPGKVNPTQSEAMTMVAVQVFGNDAAIGFAGSQGNFELNVFKPVMIHNFLHSVRLIHDACHGFVDYCIAGIELNRDKIDHYLHDSLMLVTALNQHIGYDNAAKIAKHAHKKGISLKDSALDLGLLTSEQFDEWVVAEDMTHP
- a CDS encoding PAAR domain-containing protein, producing MPQGPAARVTDPVAHPLPPILTPGPGSPNVLIGFLPAWRGIPLAAVAALQSAKATADTAVKAAEAASTAAAGTPAGPAAKAAEEAAKAAALAAMSSAISSAAAGADIHLCTTPLPIPPHGPGVDITGSATVMINNLPAGRMGDTILEALGPQNTITKGEPTVIIGG
- the tssI gene encoding type VI secretion system tip protein VgrG, which codes for MPTTQAGRTLKVTTPLDDDFLLIKRLRAAEQISHLFRFDVEMVHDEEEAGNVPTLIDPEQMLGQKMTVTVLQPDGTKRFFNGMCVEFTQGSRNHRWSHFHAELVPSVWILTQNSQSRIFQNLSVPEILRQVFEGFEVDHEIQGNFEARNYCVQYRESDFDFASRLMEEEGIYYYFEHTENSHRMILGNMPGSHRELPGRSTIRFGIDISDNVDEWEGAIRSWRAASKSCSGRYTLRDHNFQLPKNSLEANAMNSKGMSDAEIYDYPGGYAKRFDGIDSGGREQSGKLNKIFDDRERTTSLRQQEIDVAMRSSYGMSDCCALTPGYRFRMTEHPNPANNRNHLTISVKTEAIQTPAYLDESSVANAYVANFTCIPQGDGSAPFRPIRRTVKPLMRGSQTAVVTGPSGEEIFVDKFGRVKVQFHWDRDGKYDATSSCWLRVSTGIAGNKWGTMFIPRIGQEVIVDFLEGDPDRPIITGAVYNPETMPHYELPKFKTLTYIKTRTSPDDGKGFNELRFEDKKDKEQVFVHSQKRYDLRVKESMYETCGANRQESIGVRSDNKPGGNLAITVGGSYDLHVKKDEFIGIDGKLNETVKGDVVKNYEGGLSLMVKGKAESNAQNIILEASTKISLKVGGSCVVIDPSGVTIAGSMVKINSGGFGTETGDPSIDDPMDAETADTGAPGYLDRPRSGGGRTRRSRKLKSQHHIAPPRPGEDPRITSMRNTLANSAQGRHALEVYDRYGVDPTFNAGEGSYFSSSDNRMNLDPSEDPTTSALTFTHEMNHAEAHHEGRSANVDTQNRNDYVDTMLDEETEGTVRSIEARNELAANGTDVSGSHFPLENEYQQAHDQAVANARAADPNISDEQAEAIGREAGRQRVRQGFDNGEVVPSTSTGQTYPDYYGGDWDAHHPGGGGTP
- the tssH gene encoding type VI secretion system ATPase TssH; translated protein: MNVNLKSLVARLNDTCRNALEGAAGLCLSRTNYDIEIEHILAKLLEQDDTDLHKICSHYEVNIDRLSKDVSEALDRLKTGNTRTPGLSDRLPRWIQDAWLLASVDFGAARVRSGHLVLALVLNDGLARIAREISREFNHISAESLQTKLEEVTADSAEARDAVALGETSAAGDGAPVATGVPGRTKALDQYTEDLTAKAAAGKIDPILGRDSEIRQIVDILTRRRQNNPILTGEAGVGKTAVVEGFAARVASGDVPEPLKNVSVRSLDLGLLQAGAGVKGEFEQRLKNVIDEVKASPQPIIMFIDEAHTMIGAGGQAGQNDAANLLKPALARGELRTIAATTWAEYKKYFEKDAALARRFQVVKVEEPDEEKAVAMMRGLADKMEEHHNVRVLDEAIVECVKLSARYITGRQLPDKSVSVLDTACAKVAIGQGATPASVEDTTRTIENLNTEIGALEREQLTGAGHDERLQELIEKRTAAEEKLAKLNEQWTKEKELVEKIRSIRIKLEQTRLDDAAEPSADIASLQADLKTATDELKQVQGEDPLMQPVVNGQTVAEVISGWTGIPIGKMVADEIHAVLNLSSTLRERVLGQDHALDTIAQRIRTARAGLTDPKRPIGVFLLVGTSGVGKTETALALAEALYGGERNLISINMSEYQEAHTVSSLKGSPPGYVGYGEGGVLTEAVRRKPYSVVLLDEVEKAHPDVMELFFQVFDKGVLEDGEGREIDFKNCVILLTSNVGTDTIMKLCADPETKPMPDGLIDAVRPELTKAFKPALLGRMVTVPYYPISDDILRLIIKLQLGKIADRIKVNHNAAFSYDDAVIETVAKRCTDVDSGARNVYNILTGTLLPEMSGEVLSRMAQGEGIKSVRVSVGDNEQFAYTFE